Proteins from a single region of Manis javanica isolate MJ-LG chromosome 5, MJ_LKY, whole genome shotgun sequence:
- the MEPE gene encoding matrix extracellular phosphoglycoprotein isoform X1 — translation MQIVCLGLLLFSLTWAAPASQPQTEKTKQDCVEEQKITYKGHHERQGYYMYKYIHTSSGRKNQTDIKQEEKNKDNIASHHSGKKRNQKPAPKENMVQKRGKNLSLLEANDNSLSSKSKNPLEKRQTMNEDYSISNKQNTHSDLKVSTYHESTEDRDDAISQLHGQEEYGATVIRNMRHMMEPWNVLELSGKENRENKLRNVLNTIPAGAPSKDKKNHQRDLQAHNIPVKNKSTHHIAFNAVYSKRLPKVKKIPSAWEGSGYPDLQKRGDNDIVPFSGDGQPFKDILDKGEAIGPDTEGADIQVEFSSPSEAETVNPDARGPGYNEIPEEEENGRDTIGTRDETAKEADGADVSLVGGSNDITGSTDFKELPGKEGNRVDASSQNAHQGKVEFHYPPVPSKEKRKEGSSEVAESADHNEIPKHGKGSSRKGTEHSVVSEKQRLPHKGKSQGRLIPSHGLNNEIRNEIGPHDYTPHRQNNSTRNKGMPQRKRFWGYRKPHYRRRFSAPKKHDSSESSDSGSSSESDGD, via the exons GCTTCTCAACCACAGACTGAGAAAACTAAGCAAGACTGTGTGGAAGAACAGAAG ATAACGTACAAAGGCCACCATGAGAGACAAGGGTATTATATGTATAAGTACATTCACACATCATCTGGGAGGAAAAATCAAACTGACATAAAG caggaagaaaaaaacaaagacaatattGCTTCTCACCATTCTGGCAAGAAACGAAATCAAAAGCCAGCACCTAAAGAAAATATGgtccagaaaagaggaaaaaacttgTCTCTTCTTGAAGCCAATGACAATAGCCTAAGTAGTAAATCCAAAAATCCTTtagaaaaaagacagacaatgaaTGAAGACTATAGTATCAGTAACAAACAAAATACCCACAGTGACCTGAAGGTGTCCACTTATCATGAATCCACTGAGGACAGAGATGATGCCATCAGCCAGCTACATGGCCAAGAAGAATATGGTGCCACTGTCATCAGAAATATGCGACATATGATGGAGCCATGGAATGTGCTTGAACTCTCCgggaaggaaaacagagagaaCAAACTCAGGAATGTCCTGAACACAATTCCAGCAGGTGCCCCCTCAAAAGATAAGAAGAATCATCAAAGAGATCTCCAAGCCCACAATATTccagtaaaaaacaaaagcacCCACCATATCGCATTCAACGCTGTCTATTCAAAACGGCTTCCAAAAGTCAAAAAAATCCCCAGTGCTTGGGAAGGCAGTGGTTACCCAGACCTTCAAAAGAGGGGGGACAATGACATTGTTCCTTTCAGTGGAGACGGCCAACCTTTTAAGGACATATTGGATAAAGGAGAAGCTATTGGTCCTGACACAGAAGGTGCAGACATTCAAGTAGAGTTTTCCAGTCCAAGTGAAGCTGAGACTGTGAATCCTGATGCAAGAGGACCAGGTTATAATGAGAtcccagaggaagaggaaaatggcAGAGATACAATTGGAACCAGggatgaaacagcaaaagaggCAGATGGAGCTGATGTCAGCCTAGTGGGAGGCAGCAATGACATCACAGGAAGCACTGATTTTAAGGAACTCcctggaaaggaaggaaacagagtgGATGCCAGCAGCCAAAATGCTCACCAAGGGAAAGTAGAGTTTCATTATCCTCCTGTACCttcaaaagagaagagaaaagaaggcagTAGTGAGGTAGCTGAGAGCGCTGATCATAATGAAATTCCAAAACATGGCAAAGGTAGTAGTAGAAAAGGTACAGAGCATTCTGTAGTGAGTGAAAAGCAAAGGCTGCCTCATAAGGGCAAAAGTCAGGGCCGGCTCATTCCTTCTCATGGTCTcaataatgaaattagaaatgaaataggTCCCCATGATTATACACCCCACAGACAAAATAATTCTACACGGAATAAGGGCATGCCACAAAGAAAACGCTTCTGGGGTTACAGAAAACCCCATTATAGGAGGAGGTTTAGCGCCCCTAAAAAGCATGACAGTAGTGAATCATCTGACAGTGGCAGTTCGAGTGAGAGTGATGGCGACTAG
- the MEPE gene encoding matrix extracellular phosphoglycoprotein isoform X2 produces the protein MYKYIHTSSGRKNQTDIKQEEKNKDNIASHHSGKKRNQKPAPKENMVQKRGKNLSLLEANDNSLSSKSKNPLEKRQTMNEDYSISNKQNTHSDLKVSTYHESTEDRDDAISQLHGQEEYGATVIRNMRHMMEPWNVLELSGKENRENKLRNVLNTIPAGAPSKDKKNHQRDLQAHNIPVKNKSTHHIAFNAVYSKRLPKVKKIPSAWEGSGYPDLQKRGDNDIVPFSGDGQPFKDILDKGEAIGPDTEGADIQVEFSSPSEAETVNPDARGPGYNEIPEEEENGRDTIGTRDETAKEADGADVSLVGGSNDITGSTDFKELPGKEGNRVDASSQNAHQGKVEFHYPPVPSKEKRKEGSSEVAESADHNEIPKHGKGSSRKGTEHSVVSEKQRLPHKGKSQGRLIPSHGLNNEIRNEIGPHDYTPHRQNNSTRNKGMPQRKRFWGYRKPHYRRRFSAPKKHDSSESSDSGSSSESDGD, from the exons ATGTATAAGTACATTCACACATCATCTGGGAGGAAAAATCAAACTGACATAAAG caggaagaaaaaaacaaagacaatattGCTTCTCACCATTCTGGCAAGAAACGAAATCAAAAGCCAGCACCTAAAGAAAATATGgtccagaaaagaggaaaaaacttgTCTCTTCTTGAAGCCAATGACAATAGCCTAAGTAGTAAATCCAAAAATCCTTtagaaaaaagacagacaatgaaTGAAGACTATAGTATCAGTAACAAACAAAATACCCACAGTGACCTGAAGGTGTCCACTTATCATGAATCCACTGAGGACAGAGATGATGCCATCAGCCAGCTACATGGCCAAGAAGAATATGGTGCCACTGTCATCAGAAATATGCGACATATGATGGAGCCATGGAATGTGCTTGAACTCTCCgggaaggaaaacagagagaaCAAACTCAGGAATGTCCTGAACACAATTCCAGCAGGTGCCCCCTCAAAAGATAAGAAGAATCATCAAAGAGATCTCCAAGCCCACAATATTccagtaaaaaacaaaagcacCCACCATATCGCATTCAACGCTGTCTATTCAAAACGGCTTCCAAAAGTCAAAAAAATCCCCAGTGCTTGGGAAGGCAGTGGTTACCCAGACCTTCAAAAGAGGGGGGACAATGACATTGTTCCTTTCAGTGGAGACGGCCAACCTTTTAAGGACATATTGGATAAAGGAGAAGCTATTGGTCCTGACACAGAAGGTGCAGACATTCAAGTAGAGTTTTCCAGTCCAAGTGAAGCTGAGACTGTGAATCCTGATGCAAGAGGACCAGGTTATAATGAGAtcccagaggaagaggaaaatggcAGAGATACAATTGGAACCAGggatgaaacagcaaaagaggCAGATGGAGCTGATGTCAGCCTAGTGGGAGGCAGCAATGACATCACAGGAAGCACTGATTTTAAGGAACTCcctggaaaggaaggaaacagagtgGATGCCAGCAGCCAAAATGCTCACCAAGGGAAAGTAGAGTTTCATTATCCTCCTGTACCttcaaaagagaagagaaaagaaggcagTAGTGAGGTAGCTGAGAGCGCTGATCATAATGAAATTCCAAAACATGGCAAAGGTAGTAGTAGAAAAGGTACAGAGCATTCTGTAGTGAGTGAAAAGCAAAGGCTGCCTCATAAGGGCAAAAGTCAGGGCCGGCTCATTCCTTCTCATGGTCTcaataatgaaattagaaatgaaataggTCCCCATGATTATACACCCCACAGACAAAATAATTCTACACGGAATAAGGGCATGCCACAAAGAAAACGCTTCTGGGGTTACAGAAAACCCCATTATAGGAGGAGGTTTAGCGCCCCTAAAAAGCATGACAGTAGTGAATCATCTGACAGTGGCAGTTCGAGTGAGAGTGATGGCGACTAG